The following are from one region of the Paenibacillus bovis genome:
- a CDS encoding SDR family NAD(P)-dependent oxidoreductase, producing MHQAVVLGATGGTGKAIVMELLKRGTTVIAFGRSQSKLEQLSAELHHPVHLHLYTGDVFRTEDVYQAAEGAEVIFHCASVPYHEMESRLLPMGLSVLSAAERLGIRVVAVDGIYPYSPSRDRQPVEENYPKQPITRKGKTKLQFEQLVFDSRWSVMKAMIVRLPDYYGPTANDASYLGSTLQSIAAGQIAFFIGNRKVPREYVYLPDAAVMIVELACRERAYGQNWHIPSAGAINGREFIRMAQQAAGISRPVIAMGRVTLSLIGTFQPVLKEVVEMLYLTRQPLILSGAKYERYIGPIQATPYQTGIEHTIQYLQNKSQNQVLQINP from the coding sequence ATTCATCAGGCTGTCGTTCTGGGTGCTACAGGAGGTACAGGCAAAGCGATTGTGATGGAGCTGCTCAAACGAGGAACAACAGTTATAGCGTTTGGCCGATCTCAAAGCAAGCTGGAGCAGCTGTCGGCAGAGCTGCACCATCCGGTTCACCTGCATTTGTATACAGGCGATGTATTCCGGACAGAAGATGTGTACCAGGCAGCAGAGGGAGCAGAAGTCATCTTCCATTGCGCTTCGGTTCCTTATCATGAGATGGAGAGCAGACTGCTGCCTATGGGCCTATCCGTATTGTCGGCAGCTGAACGCCTCGGTATCCGGGTGGTCGCTGTCGACGGTATCTACCCGTACAGTCCGAGCCGTGATCGGCAGCCAGTGGAGGAGAATTATCCCAAACAGCCTATTACTAGAAAAGGAAAAACCAAGCTGCAGTTTGAACAATTGGTTTTTGATTCCCGCTGGTCTGTTATGAAGGCAATGATTGTACGGCTACCGGATTATTATGGTCCTACAGCCAATGATGCTTCCTATCTGGGATCTACACTCCAAAGTATCGCTGCTGGTCAGATTGCCTTTTTTATCGGGAACCGGAAGGTACCTCGCGAGTATGTATATTTGCCGGATGCGGCTGTTATGATTGTCGAGCTGGCGTGCAGGGAGCGGGCCTATGGCCAGAACTGGCATATCCCAAGCGCCGGAGCCATTAATGGCAGGGAGTTTATTCGTATGGCGCAGCAAGCCGCCGGAATATCCAGACCGGTAATCGCAATGGGTAGAGTTACATTGTCACTTATCGGTACTTTCCAGCCTGTACTCAAAGAAGTGGTAGAGATGCTCTATCTGACCCGTCAGCCTCTAATACTTAGTGGAGCCAAATATGAACGTTATATTGGACCCATACAGGCCACTCCTTATCAAACAGGTATCGAGCATACGATTCAATATTTGCAAAATAAAAGTCAGAATCAGGTTCTACAGATTAACCCGTAA
- a CDS encoding TetR/AcrR family transcriptional regulator, giving the protein MKKSSATSVNRKNDIIAAAIEVFAEQGYYRATTAQVAERAEISQPYVFRFFSTKEKLLVEALEASWIRIIEAFQKIVASAPGNELEQQLITVYADIMNAHRNEIILQMQAQTIQEPAIVEVMQRRFHEIHEMVYQAFEKAGIERPLERTLLFLARGMLCNISMSLNLPELMKTED; this is encoded by the coding sequence ATGAAAAAGAGCAGTGCTACATCCGTGAATCGCAAAAACGACATTATAGCCGCAGCGATCGAGGTGTTTGCAGAGCAGGGCTATTATCGCGCTACCACTGCACAGGTCGCCGAACGGGCCGAGATTTCCCAGCCGTATGTATTCCGTTTTTTCTCGACCAAGGAGAAACTGCTGGTTGAAGCGCTGGAAGCTTCCTGGATTCGTATTATCGAAGCTTTTCAGAAGATTGTTGCTTCGGCGCCTGGTAATGAACTGGAACAGCAGTTAATCACAGTCTACGCGGATATTATGAATGCCCATCGCAACGAGATTATTTTGCAAATGCAGGCACAGACGATTCAGGAACCAGCAATCGTCGAAGTAATGCAGCGACGTTTTCACGAAATTCACGAGATGGTTTATCAGGCTTTTGAAAAGGCAGGAATAGAGCGTCCCCTGGAGCGCACGCTGCTGTTTCTGGCACGAGGAATGCTCTGCAATATCTCGATGTCACTGAATCTGCCGGAATTGATGAAGACGGAAGATTAG
- the fabV gene encoding enoyl-ACP reductase FabV, with amino-acid sequence MIIKPRTRGFICTTAHPDGCARQVQEQIEYVQSQPKIQGPRNVLVIGASTGYGLSARVVAAFGAGANTIGVYRDGGSVKGRTASAGWYNSAAFEKAAQEAGLKSLSVIGDAFTNELKASTIEAIRQEFGKVDMVIYSVAAPRRTDPNTGETYTSTLKPIGETYTNKTVNFHTGEVTDISIEPASEEEIEATVRVMGGDDWQSWMDQLSAADVLTDDVVTVAFSYIGSDITQAIYRQGSIGRAKDHLEATARHMNEQLGANGGRAYVAVCKALVTQSSSAIPVVPLYMSALYKVMKEKELHEGCIEQMYRMYADRLYTEGATPVDEKQRLRLDDWEMREDVQAEVTRIWNEISTENVYELTDLKGYRSEFFQLFGFETDGVDYDADVEPDVKVPNAR; translated from the coding sequence ATGATTATCAAACCAAGAACCCGAGGATTTATTTGTACGACTGCTCATCCGGACGGCTGTGCCCGTCAGGTTCAGGAACAGATTGAATATGTACAATCCCAACCAAAAATTCAGGGACCACGCAATGTGCTGGTTATCGGTGCTTCCACCGGATATGGACTGTCTGCACGCGTTGTCGCTGCTTTTGGTGCAGGAGCAAATACGATTGGCGTCTATCGTGATGGTGGCTCTGTCAAAGGTCGTACAGCTTCAGCAGGCTGGTATAACTCTGCCGCTTTTGAAAAAGCTGCACAGGAAGCAGGCCTGAAGTCTCTGAGTGTTATTGGCGATGCTTTTACGAATGAATTAAAAGCCAGCACCATCGAAGCTATTCGTCAGGAATTCGGCAAAGTCGATATGGTTATCTACAGTGTAGCTGCTCCACGTCGTACAGACCCAAATACCGGTGAGACGTATACGTCCACACTGAAGCCTATCGGCGAGACCTATACAAACAAAACGGTTAATTTCCATACCGGAGAAGTGACCGATATCAGTATCGAGCCTGCTTCCGAGGAAGAAATCGAAGCAACGGTACGTGTTATGGGCGGCGATGACTGGCAGTCCTGGATGGATCAGCTGAGTGCTGCAGACGTTCTGACTGACGATGTGGTTACGGTAGCCTTTTCCTATATCGGTTCGGATATTACCCAGGCGATCTATCGTCAGGGCTCTATCGGCCGTGCCAAGGATCATCTGGAAGCGACTGCACGCCATATGAACGAGCAGCTCGGTGCAAATGGCGGACGTGCCTATGTCGCTGTGTGCAAAGCACTGGTAACCCAGTCCAGCTCTGCGATTCCGGTTGTTCCGCTGTATATGTCCGCCCTTTACAAAGTAATGAAAGAAAAAGAACTACATGAAGGCTGTATTGAGCAAATGTACCGGATGTATGCAGATCGTCTGTATACCGAAGGCGCAACACCTGTGGATGAGAAGCAGCGTCTGCGTCTGGATGACTGGGAGATGCGCGAAGATGTACAGGCTGAGGTTACCCGGATCTGGAACGAGATCAGCACGGAAAATGTGTATGAGCTGACGGATCTGAAAGGCTATCGCAGCGAATTCTTCCAGCTATTCGGCTTTGAGACTGACGGGGTCGATTACGATGCAGATGTAGAACCGGATGTGAAAGTGCCTAACGCACGCTAA
- a CDS encoding methyl-accepting chemotaxis protein has translation MKVKTRLILILSILIISILGSGTLSVTTIAQSIEQSSTLQGKMELQEHTKHLEFLLSGLSNDERGYLLTGKPDYVDGMKTKIQGIQQTLTTIQQSPYGQDYLSSAQKLNDILTQAIAMNEKMVALRAQDEQAATSLHFGEERTLRKEVLTPAVDELVNTLADDVVQLKASNDQKAKLSNLILLIVTIAASVVGIILGIILLRSILKPLNLLNKQMTDIAEGEADLTQQIDIKQKDEFGMLAASFNKFVASLRDIVSQIGASSEMVAASAEEFSASAGQSKATSQQVAESMQVIADQAGRQTRELDRTSETLQNSLDKLSTISVNATDMADFSNTMRQQAEEGSHSIRQVGDQMNSIHQSVDQADQSVTVLAAHASQIDAMTTLINEVSAQTNLLALNAAIEAARAGEHGKGFAVVADEVRKLAEQSAAATQQIKDLVTRIQTETQSTLGAIQTVKADVAAGSEVTRSTVEQFTRILQAVEDISGKTSEIAQHTVQMNHDFTESSHAMNQVNQGTRDISGSTQEIAAATEEQLASSEEIMYSAASLTDLAEELQVLVHRFKV, from the coding sequence ATGAAGGTTAAAACAAGGCTTATACTGATTTTATCTATACTGATTATTTCTATTCTGGGCAGTGGCACACTGTCGGTTACCACTATTGCACAGTCGATTGAACAGAGTAGCACGCTGCAGGGGAAAATGGAGCTGCAGGAGCATACCAAACATTTGGAATTCCTTTTGTCAGGACTCTCCAATGATGAACGCGGTTATTTGTTGACAGGCAAGCCGGATTATGTAGATGGAATGAAAACGAAAATCCAGGGTATTCAGCAGACGCTGACAACGATCCAGCAGTCACCCTATGGTCAGGACTATCTCTCTTCCGCACAGAAATTGAACGACATTTTGACTCAAGCTATCGCCATGAACGAGAAAATGGTTGCCCTTCGTGCACAGGATGAGCAGGCGGCAACTTCACTGCATTTTGGAGAAGAGCGCACACTGCGTAAGGAAGTGCTTACACCGGCAGTAGATGAACTGGTGAATACACTTGCTGATGATGTGGTTCAATTAAAAGCCAGCAATGATCAAAAAGCCAAGCTTAGCAATCTGATTCTGCTTATTGTAACGATTGCAGCTTCTGTAGTGGGCATTATACTCGGTATTATTTTGCTGCGTTCGATCCTGAAGCCGCTGAATCTGCTGAACAAACAAATGACAGATATTGCTGAAGGCGAAGCAGACCTCACGCAGCAGATTGATATCAAGCAAAAAGACGAGTTTGGCATGCTGGCCGCAAGCTTCAACAAGTTTGTCGCTTCCCTGCGGGATATTGTCAGCCAGATCGGTGCTTCTTCCGAAATGGTCGCTGCGTCGGCAGAGGAATTCTCCGCCAGTGCAGGACAGTCCAAAGCAACTTCCCAACAGGTTGCCGAATCGATGCAGGTCATTGCCGATCAGGCAGGACGTCAGACACGCGAGCTGGATCGTACCAGCGAGACTTTGCAGAATTCGCTCGATAAATTGTCGACGATTTCTGTCAATGCGACTGATATGGCGGATTTCTCCAATACGATGCGCCAGCAGGCAGAAGAGGGTTCCCATTCTATTCGTCAGGTTGGTGACCAGATGAACTCTATTCATCAGTCTGTCGATCAGGCCGATCAGAGCGTAACGGTACTGGCTGCTCATGCGAGTCAGATTGATGCGATGACCACATTGATCAATGAAGTGTCTGCACAGACCAATTTGCTGGCATTGAATGCGGCTATCGAGGCTGCCCGTGCCGGTGAACACGGCAAAGGATTTGCTGTAGTTGCTGATGAAGTGCGCAAGCTGGCTGAACAGTCAGCTGCTGCTACCCAGCAGATCAAGGATCTGGTTACACGTATCCAGACAGAGACCCAATCCACGCTGGGTGCGATTCAGACAGTCAAAGCAGACGTAGCAGCAGGTAGTGAAGTAACCCGTTCGACAGTCGAGCAGTTTACCCGCATTTTGCAGGCGGTTGAGGATATCTCTGGCAAAACCAGCGAGATTGCCCAGCATACCGTCCAGATGAATCATGACTTTACCGAATCTTCCCATGCGATGAATCAAGTGAACCAGGGCACGCGTGATATCTCCGGCAGTACGCAGGAAATTGCTGCAGCTACCGAAGAGCAGCTGGCATCGAGTGAAGAGATTATGTATTCTGCCGCTTCCCTGACCGATCTGGCCGAAGAACTGCAAGTTCTTGTACACCGTTTCAAAGTATAA
- a CDS encoding DUF3817 domain-containing protein, with protein sequence MFKNAMSLLRIVGNVEALSYLLLVLVAMPLKYWADQPLMVTYVGMIHGVLFVSYAAVIALTLVIRKLTFKQAVLAMIASMLPFGPFVFDRYLKRQEPTLVPEARVQKG encoded by the coding sequence ATGTTCAAAAATGCAATGTCTCTGCTGCGGATCGTCGGTAATGTGGAAGCGTTATCTTATCTGCTGTTGGTACTGGTCGCCATGCCGCTTAAATATTGGGCTGATCAGCCGCTGATGGTTACGTATGTAGGCATGATTCATGGTGTGCTGTTTGTCAGCTATGCCGCTGTTATCGCTCTGACGCTGGTCATCCGCAAATTGACTTTCAAGCAGGCGGTGCTCGCCATGATCGCTTCCATGCTGCCTTTTGGTCCTTTTGTTTTCGATCGCTACCTCAAGCGTCAGGAGCCAACCCTCGTGCCGGAAGCGCGTGTCCAAAAAGGATAA
- a CDS encoding MFS transporter encodes MHTHIKTQSQPAEEPLSMIARLLSPVRQSRAFTYLWIGQLIAMLGSSVTMIILPIVVYNLTGSSTIMGLAMTIYILPNVLVLPISGWIVDHTDRVRLILFTNTVRFAVMLTGAILIFTDQLTLPRLYVGLTLYGLMDGIFNPAYAALRAEIFTPDIRNAANALTQMSIQGVRLLGPSLGGLLVTFTSPGSGFALDSLTYLISLFCFMMLGRHFVSSRRSAAAKQQPAAGEESGIKYTKPDSARAAIWLDLLEGIWILKKIPWLWITIVIFSLLNICYQGIIAVMVPWLFKVHYQLTPLLYGLAMAATGVGAIIGALIFGSRVHWRRRGWIGYGGALLSGIALFLLSVITWTPGLIMVMMLEGFGLMMFALVWETSLQELVPTESFGRVVSLDMLGSFALLPVGYLMVGWLADQVGGLFTIGLFAASGMVLVIIGLCIPAIRRFD; translated from the coding sequence ATGCACACTCATATCAAAACGCAGTCTCAGCCTGCTGAAGAACCTTTGTCCATGATCGCCCGCCTGCTCTCTCCGGTTCGGCAGTCACGGGCTTTTACTTATTTATGGATCGGACAGCTGATTGCCATGCTGGGCAGTTCTGTGACTATGATCATTTTGCCGATTGTAGTCTACAATCTGACCGGATCATCCACAATTATGGGATTGGCGATGACCATTTACATTTTACCGAATGTACTGGTGCTTCCCATATCTGGATGGATTGTAGATCATACGGACAGGGTACGTCTTATTCTGTTTACCAATACGGTACGATTTGCAGTGATGCTGACAGGAGCCATCCTCATTTTTACCGATCAGCTGACGCTGCCCCGTTTGTACGTTGGACTAACTTTGTATGGGCTGATGGATGGCATTTTCAATCCGGCTTATGCAGCGCTTCGTGCAGAGATATTCACGCCGGACATTCGTAACGCTGCCAATGCGCTGACACAGATGAGCATACAGGGAGTGCGGCTGCTTGGTCCTTCCCTGGGAGGATTGCTGGTTACATTCACTTCTCCGGGAAGCGGATTTGCTCTGGATTCGCTCACGTATCTGATTTCATTGTTCTGCTTTATGATGCTGGGCCGTCATTTTGTATCCAGCCGGCGTTCTGCCGCAGCGAAGCAGCAGCCTGCTGCCGGGGAAGAAAGTGGCATCAAGTATACCAAGCCAGACTCTGCCCGGGCTGCGATCTGGCTTGATCTGCTGGAAGGTATCTGGATTCTAAAAAAGATCCCCTGGCTATGGATTACTATCGTTATTTTCTCCCTGCTGAATATCTGTTATCAGGGAATTATTGCTGTTATGGTTCCCTGGTTATTCAAAGTTCATTACCAGCTGACACCGCTGCTTTACGGACTGGCTATGGCAGCTACCGGGGTCGGAGCTATTATCGGTGCATTGATTTTTGGTTCAAGGGTGCACTGGCGTCGGCGTGGATGGATCGGCTATGGCGGTGCACTGCTGAGCGGAATCGCATTATTCCTGTTATCCGTGATTACGTGGACGCCAGGTCTGATTATGGTTATGATGCTGGAAGGATTCGGGCTGATGATGTTTGCACTTGTCTGGGAGACAAGTCTGCAGGAGCTGGTACCGACCGAGAGCTTTGGACGGGTAGTCAGTCTGGATATGCTGGGTTCTTTTGCCCTGCTGCCTGTCGGTTATCTGATGGTCGGGTGGCTGGCAGATCAGGTTGGAGGCCTCTTTACGATCGGGCTGTTTGCAGCCTCCGGCATGGTGCTTGTTATCATTGGGCTATGTATACCGGCGATTCGGCGATTTGATTAA
- the dctA gene encoding C4-dicarboxylate transporter DctA has protein sequence MSFFKSLFFQIIVAVVIGIGAGILWPDFGAMLQPLGTGFIKLIKMLIAPLIFFVVVAGIAKAGDLKAVGRIGLKAIIWFEIATTVALVLGLAAAKWLRPGAGMNIDVSTLDPNAVAAKTGGAELPHTVDFILNMIPTSAVDAFAQNALLQVLLLACLFGTALAASDHALKHNVLTLVDQIMELIFRVVGYIMKLAPIGAFGAIAYTVGAYGTSTLASYGMLIIACYVSALLFLLSLGLAAWWITGMNMIQFIRYTRSEIMLAIGTASSEVVMPRMMDKLTRAGCNRAVVGLVVPTGYSFNLDGASIYLSLATVFLAQAVGIDLTLTQEITILAVLMLSSKGMAGVPGSAFLALSATAAALNAFPVAVVALLLGADRFMDTMRVFTNLMGNCVAAFVVARWEGMLDTERMKTVLSGQISDTDLIDPAQPTASSNPLSPADEIAAAYARTPLPEPRPGSI, from the coding sequence ATGTCCTTTTTCAAATCCCTGTTTTTTCAGATTATTGTAGCTGTTGTGATTGGTATTGGTGCAGGCATATTGTGGCCCGACTTCGGTGCTATGCTGCAGCCGCTCGGTACTGGTTTTATCAAACTGATCAAAATGCTGATTGCTCCACTTATTTTCTTTGTAGTCGTAGCAGGAATCGCCAAAGCCGGTGATCTCAAAGCGGTAGGCCGAATCGGTCTGAAAGCGATTATCTGGTTCGAAATTGCTACTACTGTTGCTCTGGTACTCGGCCTCGCAGCTGCCAAATGGTTGCGTCCGGGAGCTGGCATGAATATTGATGTTAGTACGCTTGACCCGAACGCAGTAGCGGCCAAAACGGGTGGAGCGGAGCTGCCTCATACTGTTGATTTTATTCTGAATATGATTCCGACCAGTGCAGTCGATGCTTTTGCACAGAATGCGCTTTTGCAGGTGCTGCTGCTTGCTTGCCTGTTTGGGACGGCGCTTGCCGCCAGTGATCATGCTTTGAAGCATAATGTACTGACACTGGTTGATCAGATCATGGAGCTTATTTTCCGGGTAGTCGGTTATATTATGAAGCTGGCACCGATTGGAGCATTTGGCGCTATCGCCTATACAGTAGGTGCATATGGTACATCTACACTTGCTTCTTATGGAATGTTGATTATCGCTTGCTATGTATCGGCACTTTTGTTTTTGCTTTCTCTTGGGCTGGCAGCATGGTGGATTACCGGGATGAATATGATACAGTTTATCCGTTATACACGTTCGGAGATTATGCTGGCGATTGGTACAGCCTCGTCCGAGGTAGTTATGCCGCGAATGATGGACAAGCTGACACGGGCAGGATGCAACCGAGCAGTCGTAGGACTCGTTGTACCTACAGGCTATTCTTTTAATCTGGATGGAGCTTCGATTTATCTGTCGCTGGCAACGGTATTCCTGGCTCAAGCTGTAGGGATTGATCTGACTCTTACCCAGGAGATTACCATTCTGGCCGTTCTGATGCTAAGTTCCAAAGGAATGGCTGGCGTGCCGGGATCTGCTTTTCTCGCTTTGTCTGCTACGGCAGCGGCACTGAATGCATTCCCAGTAGCCGTAGTGGCATTGCTGCTTGGGGCTGATCGATTTATGGATACGATGCGCGTATTTACGAATCTGATGGGTAACTGTGTGGCAGCCTTTGTGGTCGCTCGCTGGGAAGGTATGCTGGATACCGAACGTATGAAAACTGTGTTGTCCGGGCAGATTTCGGATACAGACTTGATCGATCCTGCTCAACCAACTGCTTCCTCCAATCCTCTGTCTCCTGCAGATGAGATTGCCGCTGCTTATGCCAGAACACCTTTGCCTGAACCACGCCCCGGTTCGATTTAA
- a CDS encoding Gfo/Idh/MocA family protein, protein MDKVRVAVVGCGSISERRHIPEYAANPNVELVAFADPVLERAQGYADLYNAKAYTDYKELLAAGGFDAVSVCTPNALHAEVAIAASKAGAHVLVEKPMAVSDEEALEMIAAAEQNNVFLMVAHNQRLMPPHLKAKEILKQGHLGRVLTFRTAFGHAGPEGWSIDGKNSWFFRKGEAVMGAMGDLGVHKSDMIRWLLDDEVVNVSAFIGTLDKTDTDVDDNAICLLRMASGAIGSLVASWTSYRGEDNGTVLWCENGVMKIGTDPVDQVIVELRNGTIERYQIGEIATNEKQVASGVMDEFISCIQTGTAPIISGEEGRRSLNVILAAFQSQAEGKTITLNA, encoded by the coding sequence ATGGATAAAGTCAGAGTAGCAGTAGTCGGATGCGGAAGCATCTCGGAACGTCGTCATATTCCAGAATACGCAGCAAACCCGAATGTAGAGCTGGTTGCTTTTGCTGATCCGGTACTGGAGAGAGCACAGGGCTATGCAGATTTGTATAATGCCAAAGCCTATACCGATTATAAAGAATTGTTGGCGGCTGGTGGGTTCGATGCTGTAAGCGTATGCACGCCGAATGCACTGCATGCCGAAGTAGCGATTGCCGCATCCAAAGCAGGTGCACATGTACTCGTCGAGAAACCTATGGCTGTATCAGACGAAGAAGCACTGGAGATGATCGCGGCAGCGGAGCAGAATAATGTATTTCTGATGGTTGCCCATAATCAGCGTCTCATGCCTCCGCATCTCAAAGCCAAGGAAATCCTGAAGCAGGGTCACCTGGGCCGCGTTCTTACTTTCCGTACAGCGTTTGGTCATGCTGGTCCCGAAGGATGGAGTATTGATGGCAAGAACAGCTGGTTCTTCCGTAAAGGCGAAGCTGTAATGGGCGCAATGGGCGATCTGGGCGTACATAAGTCGGATATGATCCGCTGGCTGCTGGATGATGAAGTTGTTAACGTAAGCGCATTTATTGGAACTCTTGATAAAACAGATACGGATGTGGATGATAATGCCATCTGTCTGCTGCGCATGGCCAGCGGAGCTATTGGTTCTCTCGTAGCGAGCTGGACATCCTATCGTGGCGAAGATAACGGTACAGTACTCTGGTGCGAGAATGGCGTGATGAAGATCGGTACCGATCCGGTGGATCAGGTTATCGTGGAACTGCGTAACGGTACAATCGAACGTTACCAGATCGGCGAGATTGCTACCAACGAGAAACAGGTAGCGAGCGGCGTAATGGACGAATTCATCAGCTGTATTCAGACAGGCACAGCACCGATTATCTCCGGTGAAGAAGGCCGTCGTTCACTGAATGTTATTCTGGCTGCATTCCAGTCCCAGGCCGAAGGCAAAACAATTACACTGAATGCTTAA
- a CDS encoding amino acid ABC transporter ATP-binding protein, which translates to MLEIRNLHKAFGSLEVLKGIDVNLEKGKVLAIIGPSGSGKTTLLRCINLLEMPDQGTMKLSDRELNFQPGRKIASREVTELRKRTGMVFQSYNLFPHKNVMDNIMEGPVVVQKKDKAQAFKTAQGLLEKVGLGDRGHYYPHQLSGGQQQRVGIARAMAMEPDVLLFDEPTSALDPELVGEVLRVIKQLALEGRTMVIVTHEMKFAADVADHVILMDGGHIIEQGPPDQVINHPQSARAQQFMNRISGEDI; encoded by the coding sequence ATGCTGGAGATTCGCAATTTGCACAAAGCGTTCGGTTCCCTGGAAGTGCTCAAGGGAATTGATGTGAATCTGGAAAAAGGAAAAGTACTCGCGATTATTGGACCTTCCGGTTCGGGGAAGACGACTCTGCTTCGCTGTATTAATCTGCTGGAAATGCCGGATCAAGGCACGATGAAGCTGAGTGACCGTGAACTGAATTTTCAACCGGGACGCAAAATTGCCAGTCGTGAAGTCACTGAGCTACGTAAGCGTACCGGGATGGTATTTCAATCCTATAATCTGTTCCCGCACAAAAATGTGATGGATAACATTATGGAAGGCCCTGTTGTCGTGCAGAAAAAAGACAAAGCACAGGCATTCAAAACAGCACAGGGCCTGCTGGAAAAAGTAGGACTCGGAGATCGCGGGCATTATTATCCTCATCAGCTGTCTGGTGGTCAGCAGCAGCGTGTGGGGATCGCCCGCGCGATGGCGATGGAGCCGGATGTGCTGTTGTTCGATGAACCTACCTCGGCACTGGACCCCGAACTGGTGGGTGAAGTGCTGCGTGTAATCAAGCAGCTGGCTCTGGAAGGACGCACAATGGTCATTGTTACCCACGAGATGAAGTTTGCTGCGGATGTAGCAGATCATGTTATTCTGATGGATGGTGGTCATATCATCGAACAGGGACCGCCAGATCAGGTGATTAATCATCCGCAGAGTGCCCGTGCACAGCAGTTTATGAACCGGATCAGTGGAGAAGATATTTAA